In Dehalogenimonas etheniformans, one genomic interval encodes:
- a CDS encoding aminopeptidase — MADPRIQKLAELVVKYSTKIKSGNKVVINAPVAAQPLTRAIYTEVVKAGGFPIVLPRGDFEDILYRFGTDEQIQYVHQPQRYIAEEYDARFAVLADDNTKKLSNVAPEKMVLFDRGRSGLMKTMMKRSGTGEFNWVVVPFPTAAMAQDAEMSLEEYEDFVFGACMPDLDDPIGYWLKQSDRLQKVVDWLKGRREVHVTAPGTDLKLSIKGRKFVKCDGQYNMPDGEVFTGPVEDSANGHVYFSYPAIESGREVTGVRLWFENGKVVKATAEKNEEFLLKTLDTDEGARRLGEFAIGTNEGITRFTGEILFDEKIGGSFHMALGAGYPETGSVNESAIHWDMVCDLRQGGEIRVDGDLLYKDGKFVIDF; from the coding sequence ATGGCCGATCCCCGTATCCAGAAACTGGCCGAACTGGTGGTTAAATACTCCACCAAGATCAAATCCGGAAATAAGGTCGTCATTAACGCGCCGGTTGCCGCCCAGCCGCTCACCCGGGCAATTTACACAGAGGTTGTAAAGGCCGGAGGATTCCCGATCGTTTTGCCCCGCGGCGATTTCGAGGACATCCTATACCGCTTCGGCACCGATGAACAGATCCAGTACGTTCACCAGCCTCAGCGCTATATTGCCGAGGAATATGATGCCCGGTTTGCCGTCCTGGCCGACGATAATACCAAGAAATTATCGAATGTCGCCCCTGAAAAAATGGTGCTATTCGATCGAGGCCGGTCCGGCCTGATGAAGACGATGATGAAACGTTCTGGAACCGGTGAATTCAACTGGGTGGTAGTCCCTTTTCCGACAGCGGCGATGGCCCAGGACGCTGAAATGAGCCTGGAGGAATACGAGGATTTCGTCTTCGGCGCCTGCATGCCTGACCTGGATGATCCCATCGGCTATTGGCTGAAGCAAAGCGACCGCCTGCAAAAAGTAGTTGACTGGCTTAAAGGGCGGAGAGAAGTGCATGTCACTGCCCCCGGTACCGACCTCAAGTTGTCGATCAAGGGACGCAAGTTCGTAAAATGCGACGGCCAGTACAATATGCCCGACGGTGAAGTCTTCACCGGACCGGTTGAAGATTCTGCCAATGGTCACGTTTATTTTTCTTATCCCGCCATCGAAAGCGGTCGCGAGGTCACAGGCGTCAGGCTGTGGTTTGAAAACGGCAAAGTTGTTAAGGCTACCGCGGAGAAGAACGAGGAGTTTTTACTGAAAACCCTCGATACCGATGAAGGCGCCCGGCGGCTGGGTGAGTTCGCCATCGGCACCAACGAGGGCATTACCAGGTTCACCGGTGAGATACTGTTCGATGAGAAGATCGGCGGCAGCTTCCACATGGCCTTGGGCGCGGGCTATCCGGAGACTGGTTCGGTCAACGAGTCCGCCATTCACTGGGACATGGTCTGCGATCTGCGTCAGGGCGGAGAGATCCGCGTCGACGGCGACCTGCTCTATAAAGACGGCAAATTCGTCATCGATTTCTAG
- a CDS encoding nucleoside monophosphate kinase has product MDENQSEYLPNAILLLGPTGSGKTPLGDLLENEGLAGRKCFHFDFGAQLRGYAANPTDLLSEVELEIVKISLGSGALLTDSQFGIAEKLLGEFIEKNRIGSGDLIIMNGMPRHAGQAAGLERIIKMKAVVVLGCDAATVRERICTNAGGDREGRVDDTKEDVVRKLAIFAEKTLPLLKFYEGYGIPVIHIDVGTNDSAIKSRGALVVKITNIFD; this is encoded by the coding sequence ATGGACGAAAACCAATCTGAATATTTACCAAACGCCATTCTGCTCCTCGGACCAACTGGTTCCGGCAAGACGCCTCTAGGTGATCTCCTGGAGAACGAAGGTCTTGCCGGCCGTAAATGTTTCCATTTCGATTTTGGCGCTCAGTTGCGTGGTTATGCTGCGAATCCTACGGATTTGCTTTCCGAAGTTGAATTGGAAATCGTGAAAATCTCTTTGGGCTCCGGCGCCCTCCTGACCGATTCGCAGTTTGGCATTGCAGAGAAGTTGTTGGGCGAATTCATAGAAAAAAATCGTATCGGAAGTGGTGACCTCATAATAATGAACGGCATGCCCCGTCACGCCGGACAGGCTGCTGGCCTCGAACGAATAATCAAAATGAAAGCCGTAGTCGTCCTGGGATGCGATGCGGCAACGGTGCGGGAACGGATCTGCACCAACGCCGGCGGCGATCGCGAAGGGCGAGTCGACGATACCAAGGAAGACGTGGTGCGAAAACTGGCGATCTTCGCTGAGAAAACGCTGCCACTGTTGAAATTCTACGAGGGGTACGGTATACCCGTAATCCACATCGACGTCGGTACCAACGATTCCGCGATAAAATCGCGGGGCGCCCTCGTCGTTAAAATAACCAATATCTTTGATTGA